A window of the Deinococcus sp. KNUC1210 genome harbors these coding sequences:
- a CDS encoding amino acid transporter gives MTLPLPPSSKRSAFTRWLLEESSPSPRPEGYYEPEEQVKAHAHTHTWWQVMCLTGVDYFSTLGYQPGIAALAAGALSPFATLVLVLVTLFGALPMYRRVAQESPHGDGSISMLERLLSFWPSKLLVLALLGFVATGFVITITLSAADAAAHMTENPLLKAALEGRQVGITLALIALLGAVFLKGFKEAIGIAVVIVVAYLGLTTAVVVKSLTLVLAQPHLFSDWFAALGHAYTSPLALIGAALLVFPRLALGLSGFETGVVVMPLIKGDASDTEQAPAGRIRNGKKLLTTAALIMSVFLIASSVVTTLLIPAAAFQPGGAANGRALAYLAHTQLGEIFGTAYDVSTIAILWFAGASAMAGLLNIVPRYLPRYGMAPDWARAHRPLVLVFMGIAFLVTLAFRANVDAQAGAYATGVLALMTSAAVAVTLSAFRHKEKALGAAFTVISAVFIYTISVTVLEQPQGLYIALLFIAGVLTVSVTSRISRSTELRSERVELDAAAQAILGTAHLQPLRFIANHLDAGDVAEYRLKELDVAYATHLPAGDPIVFLEVRIDDASDFSDVVEAVGTRVESYNIIRITGSSVPNSLAAFLLHVRDLTGIPPHVYFEWDQDSPMRNALRFLIAGEGDIPPLTHEILRQAEPDRRRRPVVHVGG, from the coding sequence ATGACGCTTCCTCTTCCTCCCTCCTCTAAACGTTCAGCCTTTACCCGCTGGCTGCTTGAAGAATCCTCTCCGTCCCCCAGGCCCGAAGGCTATTACGAGCCGGAAGAACAGGTCAAAGCCCACGCCCACACGCACACGTGGTGGCAGGTGATGTGTCTGACGGGGGTGGACTACTTTTCGACGCTGGGCTATCAGCCGGGCATCGCGGCGCTGGCAGCAGGCGCGTTGTCGCCCTTCGCGACCCTGGTGCTGGTGCTGGTGACGCTGTTCGGGGCCTTGCCGATGTACCGGCGGGTGGCGCAGGAAAGCCCGCACGGCGACGGCAGCATCAGCATGCTCGAACGGCTGCTGAGCTTCTGGCCGAGCAAACTGCTGGTGCTGGCCCTGCTGGGCTTCGTGGCCACCGGCTTTGTCATTACCATCACCCTCTCTGCCGCCGACGCCGCCGCCCACATGACCGAAAATCCCCTGCTGAAAGCTGCCCTCGAAGGGCGTCAGGTTGGCATTACCCTGGCGCTGATCGCCCTGCTGGGTGCGGTTTTCCTGAAAGGGTTCAAGGAGGCCATCGGCATCGCCGTCGTCATCGTTGTCGCCTATCTGGGCTTGACAACCGCCGTGGTGGTCAAGAGTCTCACACTGGTCCTCGCTCAGCCGCACCTGTTTTCGGACTGGTTCGCGGCGCTGGGGCACGCCTACACCAGTCCACTGGCGCTGATCGGGGCCGCGCTGTTAGTGTTTCCGCGTCTGGCGCTGGGTCTGTCGGGCTTCGAGACGGGGGTGGTGGTGATGCCGCTGATCAAGGGCGACGCCAGCGACACCGAGCAGGCACCGGCGGGCCGGATTCGCAACGGCAAGAAGCTGCTGACGACAGCGGCGCTGATCATGAGCGTGTTTCTGATCGCCAGCAGTGTCGTGACCACGCTGCTGATTCCGGCGGCGGCGTTTCAGCCGGGCGGCGCCGCGAACGGACGGGCACTGGCGTATCTGGCGCACACGCAGTTGGGCGAGATCTTCGGCACTGCCTACGACGTGAGCACCATCGCCATTCTGTGGTTTGCCGGGGCAAGTGCGATGGCTGGACTGCTCAACATCGTTCCCCGCTACCTCCCACGCTACGGCATGGCCCCCGACTGGGCACGCGCACACCGTCCACTGGTCCTCGTCTTCATGGGCATTGCTTTCCTGGTCACGCTGGCCTTTCGCGCAAACGTCGATGCCCAGGCCGGAGCCTACGCGACCGGTGTACTGGCCCTGATGACCTCGGCCGCCGTCGCCGTCACCCTCTCGGCGTTCCGCCACAAGGAAAAAGCCCTCGGCGCGGCCTTCACCGTCATCAGTGCAGTCTTCATCTACACCATTTCGGTCACGGTTCTGGAACAGCCGCAGGGCCTGTATATCGCGCTGCTCTTCATCGCGGGCGTGCTGACCGTCAGTGTCACGTCGCGCATCTCGCGCTCCACCGAACTCCGCAGCGAACGGGTGGAACTTGACGCCGCTGCCCAGGCCATTCTCGGCACAGCCCACCTCCAGCCGCTGCGCTTCATCGCCAACCATCTGGATGCCGGAGACGTTGCCGAATATCGCCTGAAGGAACTTGACGTTGCCTACGCCACCCACCTTCCGGCAGGCGATCCGATCGTGTTTCTTGAAGTGCGAATCGACGATGCCAGCGACTTCAGCGATGTCGTTGAAGCTGTCGGCACTCGCGTCGAGTCGTACAACATCATCCGGATCACCGGGAGCAGCGTCCCCAACAGTCTGGCGGCCTTTTTGCTTCATGTGCGCGACCTGACCGGCATTCCGCCGCACGTCTACTTCGAGTGGGATCAGGATTCCCCAATGCGGAATGCACTGCGCTTCCTGATCGCGGGTGAAGGCGATATTCCACCGCTGACGCACGAGATTCTGCGGCAGGCGGAACCTGATCGGCGGCGGCGTCCGGTGGTGCATGTCGGCGGCTGA
- a CDS encoding ABC transporter substrate-binding protein, protein MTLFRSLMLSTLLLVSTAQAADLGRIQTAGTFRLAYSTNQPALISSDNNAISGFATELMALIAKEMKIGSVSWRNTSTPDQLVQGLQAATYDAIIDTHLPQPLGGVDLSKPIACVGGVILARPKGPSTEQALQGKRIAVVTNSPYYYYVRNLPFEKKISVFATEDQALIGFLSGNIDALILDRYAALKIFKKVGSKQFQVSPLLWSQDIDVVVAHSDNKEVLSGINAALKKFQADGTYSALSMKYFNQDVRCVL, encoded by the coding sequence TTGACATTGTTTCGTTCCCTCATGCTGTCCACTCTGCTGCTCGTCTCGACTGCCCAGGCCGCCGACCTCGGCAGAATTCAGACCGCTGGCACCTTCCGTCTCGCCTACAGCACCAACCAGCCAGCCCTGATCTCTTCGGACAACAATGCGATCAGCGGCTTTGCTACCGAACTCATGGCGCTGATTGCCAAAGAGATGAAGATTGGTTCTGTCAGCTGGCGAAACACAAGCACGCCAGATCAGCTGGTTCAGGGGCTGCAGGCTGCGACGTATGACGCCATTATCGACACGCATCTGCCACAGCCGCTCGGAGGCGTCGACCTCAGCAAGCCGATTGCCTGTGTCGGCGGCGTCATTCTGGCACGTCCCAAAGGCCCCAGTACAGAACAGGCGTTGCAGGGAAAACGGATTGCTGTGGTTACAAACAGTCCATATTACTATTACGTCCGGAATCTGCCTTTCGAAAAGAAGATCAGCGTATTTGCAACAGAAGATCAGGCCCTCATCGGATTTCTCAGCGGTAATATCGACGCGCTGATACTCGACCGCTATGCGGCTCTGAAAATCTTCAAGAAGGTCGGAAGCAAACAATTCCAGGTCAGCCCTCTCCTGTGGTCACAGGATATCGACGTGGTCGTCGCTCACAGCGATAACAAAGAGGTTCTCTCAGGCATCAATGCCGCTCTGAAGAAATTTCAGGCAGACGGCACATACAGCGCCCTCAGTATGAAATACTTTAACCAGGACGTTCGCTGTGTACTCTAA
- a CDS encoding TMEM175 family protein — MPALNAFFKSSGRLEAFSDGVFAIAITLLILEIRVPSVEDASTPPLLWHALISRWPSYFAFLLSFGTIFVAWIGHHLMLQQVKVVTLSLVWTNALFLLFVTFLPFPTALVAEHLTHPSGSVAVALYAASNAMNSFLYLRLSQVTRLAAQGADADPVIRFAALNAWGGMVVCLGCIGLAFVTPIGALLLVAAVWIWWSLPQRAAQE, encoded by the coding sequence ATGCCTGCGCTGAATGCCTTCTTCAAGAGTTCAGGACGCCTCGAAGCCTTCAGTGATGGCGTTTTTGCGATTGCCATTACGCTGCTCATTCTGGAAATTCGGGTTCCTTCAGTGGAAGACGCTTCGACGCCCCCGCTGCTCTGGCACGCCCTGATCAGCCGCTGGCCGTCGTATTTTGCCTTCCTCCTCAGCTTCGGCACGATTTTCGTGGCCTGGATCGGACACCACCTCATGCTTCAGCAGGTCAAAGTGGTAACGCTCTCACTGGTCTGGACCAATGCCCTGTTTCTGCTCTTCGTGACCTTCCTGCCGTTTCCTACCGCACTGGTGGCCGAGCACCTGACACACCCCAGCGGCTCTGTCGCGGTGGCGCTCTATGCGGCTTCCAACGCGATGAATTCGTTTCTCTATCTACGCCTCTCACAGGTGACACGCCTGGCCGCTCAGGGCGCCGATGCAGACCCGGTCATCCGCTTCGCCGCACTCAACGCCTGGGGCGGGATGGTCGTCTGCCTGGGCTGTATCGGTCTAGCATTCGTGACGCCTATCGGTGCCCTGTTGCTGGTGGCCGCCGTGTGGATCTGGTGGTCTCTGCCTCAGAGAGCAGCTCAAGAGTGA
- a CDS encoding aldo/keto reductase, which yields MEYTKLGSTGMDVSRICLGCMGFGDKSRWIHQWVLNEEDSRPVIKKALELGINFFDTANVYSLGASEEILGRALRDFANRDEIVIATKVHGTMREGPNGGGLSRKAILSEIDQSLKRLGTDYVDLYQIHRWDDHTPIEETMEALHDVVRAGKARYIGASAMWAWQFQRALHVAEKHGWTRFVSMQDHLNLIYREEEREMLPLCRAENIGVIPYSPLASGRLTRDWNSESTLRSETDRIAKSKYGATEGTDRQVIERVADIAQRHEVPRAHIALAWLLQKQPVTAPIVGATKISHLEVAVGALSVTLTPEEVAYLEEPYMPHSIVGHQ from the coding sequence ATGGAATACACGAAATTAGGAAGTACAGGAATGGACGTATCCCGGATTTGTCTGGGCTGCATGGGATTCGGAGACAAGAGCCGCTGGATTCACCAGTGGGTGCTGAACGAGGAAGACAGCCGCCCTGTCATCAAGAAGGCCCTGGAACTCGGCATCAACTTCTTCGATACGGCCAACGTCTATTCCCTCGGCGCGAGCGAAGAAATCCTCGGGCGTGCACTGAGGGACTTCGCCAACCGCGATGAAATCGTCATCGCCACCAAAGTTCATGGCACCATGCGCGAAGGGCCAAACGGTGGTGGGCTGTCGCGCAAAGCAATTCTGAGCGAAATCGATCAGAGTCTGAAACGGCTGGGAACAGACTACGTGGACCTATACCAGATTCACCGTTGGGATGACCACACCCCCATCGAGGAAACGATGGAAGCCCTGCACGACGTGGTGAGGGCGGGAAAGGCACGGTATATCGGGGCTTCGGCCATGTGGGCATGGCAGTTTCAGCGGGCACTGCACGTGGCGGAGAAACATGGTTGGACGCGTTTTGTGTCGATGCAGGACCACCTGAACCTGATCTACCGCGAGGAAGAACGGGAAATGCTACCGCTGTGCCGGGCAGAAAACATCGGCGTGATTCCTTACAGCCCGCTTGCCTCAGGACGGTTAACGCGTGACTGGAACTCGGAAAGCACCCTGCGCTCTGAAACGGACAGGATCGCAAAAAGTAAATACGGTGCGACCGAAGGAACAGATCGGCAGGTCATAGAACGCGTCGCGGACATCGCTCAGAGACATGAAGTGCCGCGCGCTCATATTGCACTGGCATGGCTGCTGCAAAAGCAACCGGTAACGGCACCCATTGTTGGGGCAACGAAGATTTCGCATCTGGAAGTCGCGGTCGGTGCGCTCTCTGTGACGCTGACACCGGAAGAGGTCGCTTATCTGGAAGAACCTTACATGCCTCATTCCATCGTGGGTCATCAGTAA